A stretch of the Mycolicibacterium celeriflavum genome encodes the following:
- a CDS encoding M28 family peptidase encodes MRKWAASVGVVVGLVAALTSCASQEPPPTPQELAAKVSADGMYTHLRKLQEIADANDGNRADGTAGYDATVDYVAKFLRDRGFDVTTPEFELLDRIQGGNPTIRVNGREFPVDQASLLITTGPGGLNAVTLRPRKAAGCRTSDYDGTSVRGAIAVVDDTGCSVVDKQNAAVSEGAVGLLVVSTPGPDGSPAGLFTPGYYQDLTVPVGVIDRDANAALLRTTAPVRLVLDSEPVMKKTRNVVAQTRTGDARNVVLAGAHLDSSAASPGVNDDGTGIAALLETAAALGSQPPVTNAVRFVFWASEENGLAGPTKYLQGLSPDELRDIALYLDFDMLGSPNAGYFTYDGDQSAQPNPDIPTRSVPTGSAGIERTLAAYLNSSGVRPADMPLSQFTDYYPFLAAGVPIGGLTAGASHRKSEVQARLWGGRAGVPFDPNYRTERDTVDNINSDALSVLGPAVAYAVATYARSVDGVNGVPPRDQRRSR; translated from the coding sequence ATGAGGAAGTGGGCGGCCAGTGTGGGAGTCGTTGTCGGGCTCGTCGCGGCACTGACGTCGTGTGCGTCGCAGGAGCCGCCGCCGACACCGCAGGAGCTGGCGGCCAAGGTCAGCGCCGACGGAATGTACACCCATCTGCGCAAGCTGCAGGAGATCGCCGACGCCAACGACGGTAACCGCGCCGACGGCACCGCCGGCTACGACGCCACCGTCGACTATGTCGCGAAATTTCTGCGCGACAGGGGATTCGACGTCACAACTCCGGAGTTCGAACTGCTCGACCGTATCCAGGGCGGGAACCCCACGATACGGGTGAACGGGCGCGAGTTCCCCGTCGACCAGGCCTCTTTACTGATCACCACTGGGCCCGGCGGTCTGAACGCCGTCACGCTGCGGCCCCGGAAAGCCGCCGGCTGCCGTACCTCCGACTACGACGGCACATCGGTGCGGGGCGCGATCGCCGTCGTCGACGACACCGGCTGCTCGGTCGTCGACAAACAGAACGCCGCGGTCTCCGAAGGCGCTGTCGGCCTTCTCGTGGTCAGCACCCCGGGACCGGACGGCAGCCCCGCCGGCCTGTTCACGCCCGGCTACTACCAGGATCTGACGGTTCCCGTCGGCGTGATCGACCGCGACGCCAACGCCGCCCTGCTGCGCACCACAGCGCCGGTGCGGCTGGTCCTCGACAGCGAACCGGTCATGAAGAAGACCCGAAACGTGGTGGCGCAGACCAGGACCGGTGACGCCCGCAACGTCGTACTCGCAGGCGCACATCTCGACAGCTCCGCGGCCAGCCCGGGCGTGAACGATGACGGGACGGGGATCGCGGCGCTACTGGAGACCGCGGCGGCGTTGGGTTCGCAGCCACCGGTCACCAACGCCGTGCGCTTCGTGTTCTGGGCGTCGGAGGAGAACGGGTTGGCCGGACCGACGAAGTACCTGCAGGGACTCTCCCCGGACGAACTGCGGGACATCGCGTTGTATTTGGACTTCGACATGCTCGGCTCGCCCAACGCCGGCTACTTCACCTACGACGGTGACCAGTCGGCCCAGCCCAACCCGGATATCCCCACCCGATCGGTGCCCACGGGCTCGGCCGGTATCGAACGCACACTGGCCGCCTACCTCAACTCCTCTGGCGTGCGGCCCGCCGACATGCCGCTGAGCCAGTTCACCGACTACTACCCCTTCCTCGCCGCGGGAGTCCCGATCGGCGGCCTGACGGCCGGCGCCTCGCACCGCAAAAGCGAAGTGCAGGCCCGGCTTTGGGGTGGCCGGGCGGGGGTCCCGTTCGATCCGAACTACCGGACCGAACGAGACACCGTCGACAACATCAACTCCGACGCGCTCTCGGTGCTCGGGCCGGCGGTCGCCTACGCCGTCGCCACCTATGCGCGGTCGGTCGACGGCGTCAACGGCGTTCCGCCGAGGGATCAGCGGCGCAGCCGGTAG
- a CDS encoding SGNH/GDSL hydrolase family protein: MSRYVALGSSMAAGPGIAPRADGAPRRAGRSARNYPHLVAEKLGLDLVDVTYSGATTANVLREAQNGAPPQVSVLDGTEDLVTVTIGGNDVGYVPMLFAAGLPRAMRKLPLLGAMLRAQLDPRAREAALAEVAASLEEVGRTLRTRCPRATVLFVDYLTLLPPAGTAAPPLSEADVAAGRHVAETLQRLTAEAATATGCGLVRVAEPSQAHHAWSADPWTTKFGLPLPGRPAPLHPNAAGMRAVAEFVVAQRKGPATLT; the protein is encoded by the coding sequence ATGAGTCGTTATGTCGCACTGGGCAGTTCGATGGCCGCAGGTCCGGGGATCGCGCCCCGTGCCGACGGCGCCCCACGGCGCGCGGGCCGGTCGGCGCGCAATTACCCGCACCTGGTCGCCGAGAAGTTGGGCCTCGACCTCGTCGACGTGACGTATTCCGGCGCGACTACGGCCAATGTGCTGCGCGAAGCGCAAAACGGTGCACCACCACAGGTTTCGGTGCTGGACGGCACCGAGGACCTGGTGACGGTGACCATCGGCGGCAACGACGTCGGCTATGTCCCAATGCTGTTCGCCGCCGGCCTGCCGCGGGCGATGCGGAAGTTGCCGCTGCTGGGCGCGATGCTGCGAGCACAACTGGATCCGCGGGCCCGCGAGGCGGCGCTGGCCGAGGTCGCCGCGTCGCTCGAGGAGGTGGGTCGGACGCTGCGTACCCGCTGCCCGCGCGCGACGGTGCTGTTCGTCGACTACCTCACCCTGCTGCCGCCTGCTGGTACCGCGGCGCCGCCGCTGTCCGAGGCCGACGTCGCGGCCGGCCGTCACGTCGCCGAAACGCTGCAGCGGCTGACCGCCGAGGCGGCGACCGCCACCGGGTGCGGGCTGGTGCGGGTCGCCGAGCCCAGCCAAGCGCATCACGCCTGGTCGGCCGATCCCTGGACCACGAAGTTCGGGCTGCCGCTACCGGGCAGGCCGGCTCCCTTGCATCCCAACGCGGCGGGCATGCGCGCCGTGGCGGAGTTCGTCGTCGCTCAACGCAAGGGTCCGGCGACGCTAACGTAG
- a CDS encoding M28 family metallopeptidase: MSHTRVSKAIALMSAAVVVLGGCGRDKEQPSVQPPTTQAGVAPAAVEFARTLAQRSSADAMYAHLVRLQEIADDNGGNRALGTPGYDASVEYVADILRDKGFDVQTPEFEVRLPFADEPSLTVGGAEITAKPLNFTIGTGPDGVWGPLVPARVEDTPGCTASDYDGLPVKGAVVLVDRGVCPFSDKEQAAAERGAVALIVANNEENDEMGGTLGEDTEVEIPVVSISKVEGEQLRAAPGETTLKLNAGVRTEHTRNVIAQTRTGDTHNVVMAGAHLDSVPEGPGINDNGSGVAAVLEAAVQLGGSPDVQNAVRFGFWGAEEVGLFGSNNYLQSLDVEALKDISMYLNYDMVASPNPGYFTYDGNLSLPPDADGAPSRIPEGSAGIERTLVAYLDAAGKPAQDTTFDGRSDYDGFALAGIPSGGTFSGAEKDMTPEQAERWDGEAGQPFDPNYHKASDTLDHIDRTALGIHGAGVPYAIGIYAQDQDGPNGLPTRDLRTRHPLAS; the protein is encoded by the coding sequence ATGAGCCACACAAGGGTTTCGAAAGCAATCGCGCTGATGTCGGCCGCCGTCGTGGTGCTCGGCGGATGCGGCCGCGACAAAGAGCAACCGTCGGTGCAGCCGCCCACGACGCAGGCCGGTGTCGCACCCGCGGCCGTGGAGTTCGCCAGGACGCTCGCGCAGCGAAGCTCCGCCGACGCCATGTACGCGCACCTGGTCCGGTTGCAGGAGATCGCCGACGACAACGGCGGCAACCGGGCGCTGGGCACACCGGGTTACGACGCCAGCGTCGAGTACGTCGCTGACATACTGCGCGACAAGGGGTTCGACGTTCAGACACCCGAGTTCGAGGTGCGGCTGCCGTTCGCCGACGAACCATCGCTGACCGTCGGCGGTGCCGAGATCACCGCGAAGCCGTTGAATTTCACGATCGGCACCGGGCCCGACGGCGTGTGGGGTCCACTGGTGCCCGCCCGGGTGGAGGACACACCGGGCTGCACAGCCTCCGACTACGACGGCCTGCCCGTCAAGGGCGCCGTCGTGCTCGTCGACCGTGGCGTGTGCCCGTTCTCGGACAAGGAGCAGGCGGCGGCCGAACGGGGCGCGGTGGCGTTGATCGTCGCCAACAACGAGGAGAACGACGAGATGGGCGGCACCCTCGGGGAGGACACCGAGGTGGAGATCCCCGTCGTCAGCATCTCCAAGGTCGAGGGCGAACAGCTGCGGGCCGCTCCGGGCGAAACCACGCTCAAACTCAATGCAGGTGTGCGCACAGAACACACCCGCAACGTCATCGCCCAGACCAGGACCGGCGACACCCACAACGTCGTGATGGCCGGAGCCCACCTCGACAGTGTTCCGGAGGGGCCCGGTATCAACGACAACGGTTCCGGCGTGGCGGCTGTCCTCGAGGCCGCAGTGCAGTTGGGCGGTTCCCCGGACGTGCAGAACGCGGTACGGTTCGGTTTCTGGGGCGCTGAGGAGGTCGGGCTGTTCGGGTCGAACAACTATCTGCAGTCGCTGGATGTCGAGGCGCTCAAGGATATTTCGATGTACCTGAACTACGACATGGTCGCGTCGCCGAATCCGGGCTACTTCACCTACGACGGAAACCTGTCCCTGCCGCCCGACGCGGACGGCGCCCCGAGCCGGATACCCGAAGGCTCGGCGGGCATCGAACGCACCCTGGTCGCATACCTCGATGCGGCCGGAAAGCCGGCGCAGGACACGACTTTCGACGGCCGCTCCGACTATGACGGTTTCGCCCTGGCCGGCATCCCGTCGGGCGGTACCTTCTCGGGCGCCGAGAAAGACATGACACCCGAGCAGGCCGAGCGTTGGGACGGCGAGGCCGGCCAGCCGTTCGACCCCAACTACCACAAGGCATCCGACACCTTGGACCACATCGATCGCACCGCGCTGGGCATCCACGGAGCGGGTGTGCCCTACGCGATCGGAATCTACGCGCAAGATCAGGATGGCCCCAACGGCTTGCCCACCCGCGATCTGCGGACCCGCCACCCGCTCGCCTCATGA
- the thiG gene encoding thiazole synthase (functions in thiamine (vitamin B1) biosynthesis; in Bacillus subtilis this enzyme catalyzes the formation of thiazole from dehydroxyglycine and 1-deoxy-D-xylulose-5-phosphate and ThiS-thiocarboxylate), which produces MADTKLTIAGREFGSRLILGTGGAANLAVLEEALVASGTELTTVAMRRVDADGGTGVLELLNRLGITPLPNTAGCRGAAEAVLTAQLAREALHTDWVKLEVIADERTLLPDAVELVRAAEQLVDDGFVVLPYTNDDPVLARRLEDIGCAAVMPLGSPIGTGLGIANPHNIEMIVESASVPVVLDAGIGTASDAALAMELGCDAVLLASAVTRAADPPAMAAAMAAAVTAGQLARQAGRIPKRFWARASSPAP; this is translated from the coding sequence GTGGCTGACACGAAACTCACCATTGCCGGCCGCGAGTTCGGTTCGCGGCTGATCCTCGGCACCGGCGGCGCGGCGAACCTCGCTGTGCTGGAAGAGGCGCTCGTCGCCTCCGGCACCGAACTGACCACCGTGGCGATGCGGCGCGTCGACGCCGACGGCGGCACCGGCGTGCTCGAGTTGCTCAACCGCCTCGGCATCACGCCGTTGCCCAACACCGCGGGATGCCGAGGCGCGGCCGAGGCGGTGCTGACCGCTCAACTCGCCCGCGAGGCGCTGCACACCGACTGGGTCAAGCTCGAGGTGATCGCCGATGAACGCACGCTGCTACCCGACGCGGTCGAACTGGTCAGGGCGGCAGAGCAATTGGTTGACGACGGATTCGTCGTGCTGCCGTACACCAACGACGATCCGGTGCTCGCCCGGCGGCTCGAAGACATCGGATGCGCGGCGGTGATGCCGCTGGGTTCGCCGATCGGCACCGGTCTGGGCATCGCCAACCCGCACAACATCGAGATGATCGTCGAGTCCGCTTCGGTTCCCGTCGTGCTGGACGCAGGCATCGGCACCGCCAGCGACGCCGCTTTGGCGATGGAACTCGGTTGTGACGCCGTGCTGCTGGCCTCCGCCGTCACCCGTGCCGCCGATCCGCCCGCCATGGCCGCGGCGATGGCCGCCGCCGTCACCGCGGGTCAGCTGGCGCGGCAGGCGGGCCGGATTCCGAAGCGGTTCTGGGCGCGGGCATCCAGTCCGGCCCCATGA
- the thiS gene encoding sulfur carrier protein ThiS: MKVLVNDEAVEVDAQTTVAALMERLGFPEKGIAVAVDWSVLPKSEWHTALSEGARVEVVTAVQGG, translated from the coding sequence ATGAAGGTACTTGTCAACGACGAAGCGGTTGAAGTGGATGCGCAGACGACGGTCGCCGCGCTGATGGAACGGCTGGGCTTCCCGGAGAAGGGCATCGCGGTCGCGGTGGACTGGTCGGTCTTGCCGAAGTCCGAGTGGCACACCGCGCTGTCCGAGGGCGCCCGCGTCGAGGTGGTGACGGCGGTGCAGGGTGGCTGA
- the thiE gene encoding thiamine phosphate synthase: MHEPRERLATASLYLCTDARRERGDLAEFADAALAGGVDLIQLRDKGSAGEQRYGPLEARQELEALEVLADAARRHHALLAVNDRADIAVAAGADVLHLGQDDLPLAVARDIVGDRPVIGRSTHDVGQVGAAIAEAVDYFCVGPCWPTPTKPGRPAPGLDLVRHTAGGGTAKPWFAIGGIDAARLPEVLAAGARRIVVVRAITAAEDPRAAAGQLKAALSAAG; encoded by the coding sequence GTGCACGAACCTCGGGAGCGCCTGGCCACCGCGTCGCTGTACCTGTGCACCGACGCCCGCCGCGAACGGGGCGATCTCGCGGAGTTCGCCGACGCGGCGCTGGCCGGCGGCGTCGACCTCATCCAGCTGCGGGACAAGGGGTCAGCGGGCGAACAGCGGTACGGGCCGCTGGAGGCGCGTCAGGAACTCGAGGCGCTCGAGGTGCTCGCCGACGCCGCCCGCCGCCACCACGCGCTGCTGGCCGTCAACGACCGCGCGGACATCGCGGTGGCCGCCGGTGCGGATGTGCTGCACCTGGGTCAGGACGACCTGCCGCTGGCGGTCGCCCGCGACATCGTCGGCGACCGGCCGGTGATCGGTCGCTCCACCCACGACGTCGGTCAGGTCGGCGCTGCGATCGCCGAAGCCGTCGACTACTTCTGCGTCGGCCCCTGCTGGCCGACCCCGACCAAACCGGGCCGGCCCGCCCCGGGCCTCGACCTGGTCCGCCACACGGCCGGGGGCGGTACGGCCAAGCCGTGGTTCGCGATCGGCGGCATCGACGCAGCGCGGCTGCCCGAAGTGCTGGCGGCCGGCGCGCGGCGCATCGTCGTGGTGCGGGCGATCACGGCCGCCGAAGATCCTCGAGCGGCCGCCGGACAGTTGAAGGCCGCGCTCAGCGCTGCGGGTTGA
- the thiO gene encoding glycine oxidase ThiO codes for MLTNASLAVIGGGVIGLAVARRALMGGWNVRVHRTDERGASWVAGGMLAPHSEGWPGEEKLLQLGLESLHLWHGGFLDGLPDEVVTARESLVVAVDRADAADLRTVGEWLAAQGHPVTVTSSARDIEPLLAQGIRHGFRAETELAVDNRAVVRALAALCERLGVQWAPPVSDLAEVHADAVVIANGVDAPKLWPDLPIRPVKGEVLRLRWRRGCMPVPTRVIRARVHGRQVYLVPRADGVVVGATQYEHGRDTAPAVTGVRELLDDACAVMPALGEYEFAECAAGLRPMTTDGLPLVERLDERTLVAAGHGRNGFLLAPWTAERIAAELDITVGAIR; via the coding sequence ATGTTGACCAACGCAAGTCTCGCCGTGATCGGCGGCGGCGTCATCGGGCTGGCCGTGGCGCGCCGCGCGCTGATGGGCGGCTGGAACGTGCGCGTGCACCGCACCGACGAGCGGGGCGCCTCATGGGTCGCCGGCGGCATGCTCGCCCCGCACAGCGAGGGCTGGCCCGGCGAGGAGAAGCTGCTGCAACTGGGGCTGGAGTCGCTGCACCTGTGGCACGGCGGTTTCCTGGACGGCCTGCCCGACGAGGTCGTCACCGCCCGCGAGTCCCTGGTGGTCGCCGTCGACCGCGCCGACGCCGCTGACCTCAGGACCGTGGGCGAGTGGCTGGCGGCCCAGGGGCATCCGGTGACGGTGACGTCGAGCGCCCGCGACATCGAACCGCTGCTGGCTCAAGGTATCCGGCACGGGTTTCGCGCCGAAACCGAACTGGCCGTTGACAATCGCGCGGTGGTACGGGCGCTGGCCGCGCTGTGTGAGCGGCTCGGGGTGCAGTGGGCGCCGCCGGTGTCCGACCTTGCCGAGGTACACGCCGACGCCGTGGTCATCGCGAACGGTGTTGACGCGCCGAAGCTTTGGCCCGATCTGCCGATCCGCCCGGTCAAGGGCGAGGTGCTGCGGCTGCGGTGGCGCCGCGGCTGCATGCCCGTACCCACGCGGGTCATTCGCGCCCGGGTTCACGGCAGGCAGGTGTACCTGGTGCCGCGCGCCGACGGAGTCGTGGTGGGCGCGACCCAGTACGAGCACGGCCGCGACACCGCACCGGCGGTGACGGGGGTGCGCGAATTGCTCGACGACGCCTGTGCGGTGATGCCCGCGCTGGGTGAGTACGAATTCGCCGAGTGCGCTGCGGGTCTGCGGCCGATGACCACCGACGGACTGCCGCTCGTCGAACGCCTCGACGAGCGCACACTGGTCGCTGCGGGCCACGGGCGCAACGGGTTTCTTCTCGCGCCGTGGACCGCCGAGCGGATCGCGGCCGAACTCGATATCACGGTTGGAGCAATCCGATGA
- a CDS encoding TetR/AcrR family transcriptional regulator, with translation MSRTRPASGDAVRRRPKDRKAQIARASAEAFSTLGFYGVSMESIASRVGISAAALYRHYASKYDLFRDAVLSLGQQLVDATAFADESAADDPQLQLRRLVAALTDTAMANRESGGLYRWEGRYLRGDDQASLIAQMRTVHYRIQRPLGVMRPELTSRQRWTLSIAVLSVIGSIVDHRAKLPAIQVRALLADLAEAVTAMELPDIDAVTEQPSAPSPAGTEPSKYEALLNESMRLFNIKGYRDTSMEDIAAAVGMPASGIYRYFAGKSDILAAAFRRAADRLSEELTAITGSIADPEDALSAVIDAYVARSFAQPELDYVYYTERLNMSPTDQKILRNMQRSTVESWMELVVAVRPEWTPGQARFAVHAAMSLVIDMGRLMRYANTPQNRDVLQRLLDVTLVGRYRLRATLPAK, from the coding sequence ATGTCGCGCACTCGGCCGGCGAGCGGTGACGCGGTCCGGCGCCGGCCGAAGGACCGCAAGGCCCAAATCGCCCGGGCATCCGCCGAGGCGTTCAGCACGCTGGGCTTCTACGGCGTGAGCATGGAATCCATCGCATCCCGGGTCGGGATCTCGGCGGCCGCACTGTACCGGCACTACGCGAGCAAGTACGACCTGTTCCGCGACGCCGTGCTGAGCCTGGGACAGCAGCTGGTGGACGCCACGGCCTTCGCCGACGAGTCTGCGGCCGACGATCCGCAACTGCAGTTGCGCCGACTGGTCGCTGCGCTCACCGACACCGCGATGGCGAACCGGGAATCGGGTGGCCTCTACCGCTGGGAGGGCCGTTATCTGCGGGGCGACGATCAAGCGTCGCTCATCGCGCAGATGCGCACCGTCCACTACCGCATCCAACGCCCGCTGGGTGTCATGCGGCCGGAGTTGACGTCACGGCAACGTTGGACGCTGTCCATCGCCGTGTTGTCGGTCATCGGCAGCATCGTCGACCATCGGGCGAAGCTGCCCGCCATCCAGGTGCGGGCCCTGTTGGCCGATCTCGCGGAAGCGGTCACCGCGATGGAACTGCCCGACATCGACGCCGTCACCGAGCAGCCGTCCGCGCCGTCCCCGGCGGGCACCGAGCCGTCGAAATACGAAGCGCTGCTCAACGAGTCGATGCGGCTGTTCAACATCAAGGGGTACCGCGACACCAGCATGGAGGACATCGCCGCCGCGGTCGGCATGCCCGCTTCGGGCATCTACCGGTACTTCGCGGGCAAGAGCGACATCCTGGCCGCGGCGTTCCGGCGCGCGGCCGACCGGCTCTCGGAGGAACTGACGGCCATCACCGGTTCCATCGCGGACCCCGAGGACGCGCTGAGCGCGGTCATCGACGCCTACGTGGCGAGGTCCTTCGCGCAGCCGGAACTCGATTACGTCTACTACACCGAGCGGCTCAACATGTCGCCGACGGACCAGAAGATCCTGCGCAACATGCAGCGCTCCACCGTCGAATCGTGGATGGAGTTGGTGGTTGCCGTACGGCCCGAGTGGACGCCGGGTCAGGCCAGGTTCGCCGTGCACGCGGCTATGTCTTTGGTGATCGACATGGGCCGGTTGATGCGATACGCGAACACACCGCAGAACCGGGACGTTCTGCAGCGGCTGCTGGATGTGACGCTGGTGGGCCGCTACCGGTTACGCGCCACGTTGCCCGCCAAGTAG
- a CDS encoding NUDIX hydrolase — translation MRGDGDGWVVSEGQAFWGRYGAAGLLLRAPGHNGAAVVLLQHRAPWSHQGGTWGLPGGARDSHETAEQAAIREAHEEAGLPEDQLTVRKVVQTKTVAAGGVSWTYSTVIADAPAMLHTVPNQESAELRWVAVEEVAELPLHPGFAASWERLRDEFAAIPLDVNPQR, via the coding sequence GTGCGTGGCGACGGTGACGGCTGGGTGGTTTCCGAGGGCCAGGCCTTCTGGGGTAGGTACGGTGCGGCCGGCCTGCTGCTGCGGGCCCCCGGCCACAACGGCGCTGCCGTGGTGCTGCTTCAGCACCGGGCGCCGTGGAGTCACCAGGGCGGCACGTGGGGTCTGCCCGGCGGTGCGCGCGACAGCCACGAGACAGCCGAGCAGGCCGCCATCCGGGAGGCCCACGAAGAGGCGGGCCTGCCGGAGGACCAGCTGACGGTGCGCAAAGTGGTCCAGACCAAGACCGTCGCGGCCGGCGGGGTCAGCTGGACCTACAGCACGGTGATCGCCGATGCGCCGGCGATGCTGCACACCGTTCCCAACCAGGAGAGCGCCGAGTTGCGCTGGGTCGCCGTCGAGGAGGTCGCCGAGCTGCCGCTGCACCCCGGCTTCGCCGCGAGCTGGGAGCGGCTGCGCGACGAGTTCGCCGCGATCCCGCTGGACGTCAACCCGCAGCGCTGA
- a CDS encoding APC family permease → MSTPDGPALHRRLGTFDAVTIGLGSMIGAGIFVALAPAAAAAGSALLIGLAVAAVVAYCNATSSARLAARYPQSGGTYVYGRERLGEFWGFTAGWSFIVGKTASCAAMALTVGYYVWPGCARGVAVGAVVALTAVNYAGIQKSALLTRVIVGLVLAVLSAVVVTVLGFGEGGTAPLSFGADASLTGVLQSAGLLFFAFAGYARIATLGEEVRDPARIIPRAIPLALAITLAVYALVAIAVLGELGSDALASATAPLADAVIQAGFPALGGVVRAGAAVAALGALLALILGVSRTTLAMARDRRLPHALSAVHPRFGSPHRAEVVVGVAVAALTVAVDVRDAIGFSSFAVLLYYAIANASAWTLGRRTIPAIGLAGCLLLAVLLPISSVLAGAAVVLVGALAYRLRR, encoded by the coding sequence GTGAGCACGCCGGACGGCCCAGCGCTGCACCGGCGGCTCGGCACCTTCGATGCGGTGACCATCGGGCTGGGCTCGATGATCGGCGCGGGCATCTTCGTCGCCCTCGCACCCGCCGCGGCCGCCGCCGGATCGGCACTGCTCATCGGTCTCGCGGTCGCCGCCGTGGTGGCCTACTGCAACGCGACGTCGTCGGCGCGGCTCGCGGCGCGCTATCCGCAGTCGGGCGGCACCTACGTCTACGGGCGCGAACGGCTCGGCGAGTTCTGGGGTTTCACCGCGGGGTGGAGCTTCATCGTGGGCAAGACCGCGTCGTGTGCGGCGATGGCGCTGACGGTCGGGTACTACGTGTGGCCCGGCTGCGCCCGCGGGGTCGCGGTCGGGGCGGTCGTCGCGTTGACCGCCGTGAACTACGCCGGGATCCAGAAGTCGGCATTGCTGACCCGCGTCATCGTCGGGCTGGTGCTCGCGGTGCTCAGCGCCGTGGTGGTGACGGTCCTCGGTTTCGGCGAAGGGGGTACCGCCCCGTTGTCATTCGGCGCCGATGCCTCGCTCACCGGCGTGTTGCAGTCCGCCGGCTTGCTGTTCTTCGCGTTCGCGGGCTACGCGCGGATAGCCACTCTCGGTGAGGAGGTCCGCGATCCCGCCCGGATCATCCCTCGCGCGATACCGCTGGCGCTGGCCATCACGCTCGCCGTCTACGCGCTCGTCGCGATCGCCGTGCTGGGCGAATTGGGCAGCGACGCACTTGCTTCCGCGACAGCGCCACTGGCCGACGCGGTGATCCAGGCCGGCTTCCCCGCCCTCGGCGGGGTGGTTCGGGCCGGTGCCGCCGTGGCAGCGCTCGGCGCGCTGCTGGCGCTCATCCTCGGGGTGTCACGTACCACGCTGGCGATGGCGCGAGACCGTCGACTGCCGCACGCGTTGTCCGCCGTGCACCCGCGGTTCGGCAGTCCGCATCGCGCCGAGGTGGTCGTCGGGGTGGCCGTCGCCGCGCTGACCGTCGCCGTCGACGTCCGCGACGCGATCGGGTTCTCGTCGTTCGCGGTGCTCCTCTACTACGCGATTGCCAACGCGTCGGCCTGGACGCTGGGCCGCAGAACAATTCCGGCGATCGGGCTGGCGGGCTGCCTGTTGCTGGCCGTGCTGTTGCCGATCTCGTCGGTGCTCGCGGGCGCGGCCGTCGTGCTCGTCGGCGCCCTGGCCTACCGGCTGCGCCGCTGA